One region of Streptomyces davaonensis JCM 4913 genomic DNA includes:
- a CDS encoding helix-turn-helix domain-containing protein produces MSRDHVQSAERSTGPAPGGGAEAPFLELLARGASADAYEQPVLLARAEGQPAERIAGLEAAKLVALRVRSELEGRRRREAELSALFETAHDLAGLRDLDAVLQAIVQRARSLLGTDVAYLSLNDPGRGDTYMRVTEGSVAARFQQLRLGMGEGLGGLVAQTARPYVTDDYFQDERFRHTASIDSGVRDEGLVAICGVPLMLGHHVIGVLFAADRRARVFEREQIALLGSFAALAAAAIDTANLLTETRSALADLERANEIIRDRSGVIERASDVHDRLAELVLRGGGVHDVAAAVSEILDGTVEFTESAPGAALETSRAEGHAVRHQDDWIAAVAAGGELLGALVLRGHPGLDPVDQRTLERAAMVTSLLLLARRSAAEAEQRVRGELLDDLLNGRDRDPRLLRERAARLDADLDATHVVLAARLDGPTVGADEEAAARRRLWSAASHLAATRHGLAAARDGGTVLLLPLEGGDSATVLARRTAHQLGTAVHEAVTVGASAPVEDLATYPDAVAAAYEEGRRCLDALRLLGRRGDGAAAEDFGFVGLLLAGERDITGFVERTIGPVVTYDERRGTDLVRTLDAYFSSGMSPARTKDDLHVHVNTVAQRLERVGRLLGDDWQSPARALEIQLALRLHRLSAPATH; encoded by the coding sequence ATGTCCCGCGATCACGTGCAGTCCGCAGAGCGCTCCACCGGCCCGGCGCCGGGCGGCGGCGCCGAGGCGCCGTTCCTCGAACTGCTGGCCCGAGGCGCCTCGGCCGACGCCTACGAGCAGCCGGTGCTGCTCGCCCGCGCCGAAGGACAGCCCGCCGAACGGATCGCCGGGCTCGAAGCGGCCAAGCTCGTCGCCCTGCGCGTCCGCTCCGAGCTGGAGGGACGGCGCAGGCGCGAGGCCGAGCTGTCCGCGCTCTTCGAGACGGCCCACGACCTGGCGGGCCTCAGGGACCTGGACGCCGTGCTCCAGGCGATCGTGCAGCGCGCCCGCTCGCTGCTCGGCACCGATGTCGCCTACCTCAGCCTGAACGACCCGGGGCGCGGCGACACCTACATGCGGGTCACCGAGGGCTCGGTCGCCGCCCGCTTCCAGCAGCTCCGGCTCGGCATGGGCGAGGGGCTCGGCGGCCTCGTCGCCCAGACGGCCCGCCCCTATGTCACTGACGACTACTTCCAGGACGAGCGGTTCCGGCACACCGCCAGCATCGACTCCGGGGTGCGCGACGAAGGACTGGTCGCGATCTGCGGGGTGCCGCTGATGCTGGGGCACCACGTCATCGGCGTGCTCTTCGCGGCGGACCGGCGGGCCCGGGTCTTCGAGCGGGAGCAGATCGCCCTGCTCGGCTCCTTCGCCGCCCTGGCCGCGGCCGCCATCGACACCGCCAACCTGCTCACCGAGACCCGCTCGGCCCTCGCCGACCTGGAGCGCGCCAACGAGATCATCCGCGACCGCAGCGGAGTCATCGAGCGCGCCTCCGACGTCCATGACCGGCTCGCCGAGCTGGTGCTGCGCGGCGGCGGGGTGCACGACGTGGCAGCGGCCGTCTCCGAGATCCTCGACGGCACCGTCGAGTTCACCGAGTCCGCCCCCGGCGCGGCCTTGGAGACCTCCCGCGCGGAAGGGCACGCCGTACGGCACCAGGACGACTGGATCGCCGCCGTGGCCGCGGGCGGTGAACTGCTGGGCGCGCTCGTCCTGCGCGGCCATCCCGGGCTCGACCCGGTCGACCAGCGCACCCTGGAGCGCGCCGCGATGGTCACCTCGCTACTGCTGCTCGCCCGGCGCTCGGCCGCCGAGGCCGAACAGCGGGTCCGCGGCGAGCTGCTGGACGACCTGCTGAACGGCCGCGACCGCGACCCGCGGCTGCTGCGCGAGCGCGCGGCCCGGCTCGACGCCGATCTCGACGCCACCCATGTCGTCCTCGCCGCCCGCCTCGACGGGCCCACCGTCGGCGCCGACGAGGAGGCCGCCGCCCGGCGCCGCCTGTGGTCCGCCGCCTCCCACCTCGCCGCGACCCGGCACGGCCTGGCCGCCGCCCGGGACGGCGGCACGGTCCTGCTGCTGCCCCTGGAAGGGGGCGACTCTGCCACCGTGCTGGCCCGCCGCACCGCCCACCAGCTGGGCACCGCCGTCCACGAAGCGGTCACCGTGGGCGCCTCCGCCCCCGTCGAGGACCTCGCCACCTACCCCGACGCCGTGGCCGCCGCCTATGAGGAGGGCCGCCGCTGCCTGGACGCCCTGCGCCTGCTCGGCCGCCGCGGTGACGGCGCCGCCGCCGAGGACTTCGGCTTCGTCGGACTGCTGCTGGCCGGCGAACGGGACATCACCGGCTTCGTCGAGCGCACCATCGGCCCGGTCGTCACCTACGACGAACGACGCGGCACCGACCTGGTGCGCACCCTCGACGCCTACTTCTCCAGCGGCATGAGCCCCGCCCGCACCAAGGACGACCTGCACGTCCATGTGAACACCGTCGCCCAGCGCCTGGAGCGCGTCGGACGCCTGCTGGGCGACGACTGGCAGAGCCCTGCCCGCGCGCTGGAGATCCAGCTGGCCCTGAGGCTGCACCGCTTGTCGGCGCCGGCCACGCACTGA
- a CDS encoding MFS transporter yields the protein MASAAPAPPTPNNLKRIVAASLIGTTIEWYDFFLYGSAAALVFNKLFFPDSDPLVGTLLSFLTYAVGFAARPIGALVFGHYGDRLGRKKLLVLSLLLMGGATFAIGLLPTHATIGSAAPVLLTVLRLVQGFALGGEWGGAVLLVSEHGDARRRGFWASWPQTGAPAGQLLATGVLSLLTATLSDSAFTSWGWRIPFLLSGVLVMVGLWIRLSVDESPVFKQALAQAEARKSDSAEKLPLVSVLRHHWRDVLIAMGARMAENISYYVITAFILVYATTAADVSKQTALNAVLIASAVHFAVIPLWGALSDRIGRRPVYLIGAAGIGVWMFPFFALIDTGSFGNLVLAVTVGLVLHGAMYAPQAAFFSEMFATRMRYSGASIGAQFASVAAGAPAPLIATALLADYDSSTPIALYVIAAVVLTLIAVGVAKETRHRDLADIEPSPEDAQPAAVRTADAHTR from the coding sequence ATGGCCTCCGCAGCACCCGCTCCACCGACGCCGAACAACCTGAAGCGCATCGTCGCCGCCAGCCTCATCGGCACCACCATCGAGTGGTACGACTTCTTCCTCTACGGCTCCGCCGCGGCCCTCGTCTTCAACAAGCTGTTCTTCCCCGACTCCGACCCGCTCGTCGGCACCCTGCTGTCCTTCCTGACGTACGCCGTCGGATTCGCCGCCCGTCCGATCGGCGCCCTGGTCTTCGGGCACTACGGGGACCGGCTCGGGCGCAAGAAGCTGCTGGTGCTCAGCCTGCTGCTGATGGGCGGGGCCACCTTCGCGATCGGTCTGCTGCCGACGCACGCGACGATCGGCTCGGCCGCTCCCGTGCTGCTGACCGTGCTGCGGCTGGTGCAGGGCTTCGCGCTCGGTGGCGAGTGGGGCGGGGCCGTCCTGCTGGTCTCCGAGCACGGGGACGCGCGACGGCGCGGCTTCTGGGCCTCCTGGCCGCAGACCGGCGCGCCCGCGGGGCAGTTGCTCGCGACCGGTGTGCTCTCGCTGCTCACCGCCACCCTCTCGGACAGCGCCTTCACCAGCTGGGGCTGGCGCATCCCGTTCCTGCTCTCCGGTGTCCTGGTGATGGTCGGTTTGTGGATTCGTCTGTCTGTCGATGAATCGCCGGTCTTCAAGCAGGCGCTGGCCCAGGCGGAGGCCCGCAAGTCCGACAGCGCGGAGAAGCTGCCGCTCGTCTCGGTACTGCGCCACCACTGGCGCGACGTCCTCATCGCGATGGGCGCGCGGATGGCGGAGAACATCAGCTACTACGTCATCACCGCCTTCATCCTCGTCTACGCCACCACCGCCGCCGATGTCTCCAAGCAGACCGCGCTCAACGCCGTCCTCATCGCCTCGGCCGTGCACTTCGCGGTCATCCCGCTCTGGGGCGCCCTGTCCGACCGCATCGGACGCCGTCCCGTCTATCTGATCGGCGCGGCCGGAATCGGCGTGTGGATGTTCCCGTTCTTCGCCCTCATCGACACCGGCAGTTTCGGCAACCTGGTCCTCGCCGTGACGGTGGGTCTGGTGCTGCACGGCGCGATGTACGCGCCCCAGGCCGCCTTCTTCTCCGAGATGTTCGCGACCCGGATGCGCTACTCCGGTGCCTCGATCGGCGCCCAGTTCGCCTCGGTCGCGGCGGGCGCCCCGGCCCCGCTGATCGCCACGGCGCTGCTGGCCGACTACGACAGCTCCACCCCGATCGCCCTGTACGTGATCGCCGCGGTCGTCCTGACGCTGATCGCGGTCGGCGTGGCCAAGGAGACCCGCCACCGGGACCTGGCGGACATCGAGCCCTCCCCCGAGGACGCGCAGCCCGCCGCCGTCCGGACGGCGGACGCGCACACCCGCTGA
- a CDS encoding serine/threonine-protein kinase has product MRDQLLGGRYRLVEPLGEGGMGTVWEARDVKLDRPVAVKLISLLSGGGSHATEARARFLREARLTARLQHPRIVTLHDVGEAVVEGRATPFLVMELLRGEGLDVLLRRGDVTPGDTARWGSQVADALAEAHGAGVMHRDIKPSNIMVTIAGDVKVLDFGIARAADPYATADRLTQTGFIVGTPAYMAPEQARGRPEPRSDLYALGCVLFELLTGRLPFEAPDTMGYLSAHLTDDPPAPGSVAPGVSADWDALVLRLLEKEPGRRHDSAAELAAALRQLPRPAPIASVNALTERHQADLPTVGATTQGPGGADLDARLTATVTMAATLTCLPLLVYLLSQVATYISDSSAPTGLLVANLLLGVPESAALGIGAGLLLRRRQAGRRTVAVAGAATALHGLSASLQYLVADGPRTIALIAYVVGPVMAVAAATAAVAAGRPSTARWCRDVQAMPEPVVRAGTAAPALLTLFGAAAIPVSASRAVDVGVATYTAQTLMTVLFSVFTPVLAIGMALVFVRNPVGRMLVAAGGLGFALVALNGPLYADALGSAFRIPLLLLAIAAVVTTIRAALPPRAHRPAST; this is encoded by the coding sequence GTGCGGGACCAGCTGTTGGGGGGCCGTTACCGGCTCGTGGAGCCGCTCGGCGAAGGCGGTATGGGGACGGTGTGGGAGGCCCGGGACGTGAAGCTGGACCGGCCCGTCGCGGTCAAGCTCATCTCCTTGCTCTCCGGCGGTGGCAGCCATGCCACCGAAGCCCGCGCCCGCTTCCTGCGCGAGGCGCGGCTCACCGCCCGGCTTCAGCATCCCCGCATCGTGACCCTGCACGATGTCGGAGAAGCGGTCGTCGAGGGACGGGCGACGCCCTTTCTCGTCATGGAACTGTTGCGCGGCGAGGGTCTGGACGTTCTGCTGCGCCGTGGCGACGTCACCCCGGGAGACACGGCGCGGTGGGGCTCGCAGGTGGCCGACGCGCTGGCCGAGGCACACGGAGCGGGGGTCATGCACCGGGACATCAAGCCCTCGAACATCATGGTCACCATCGCCGGCGACGTGAAGGTCCTGGACTTCGGCATCGCGCGGGCGGCAGACCCGTACGCCACCGCGGACCGGCTGACGCAGACCGGCTTCATCGTCGGCACCCCGGCTTACATGGCGCCCGAGCAGGCCCGAGGCCGCCCCGAACCCCGCAGCGACCTGTACGCCCTGGGCTGCGTGCTCTTCGAACTCCTCACGGGCCGACTGCCTTTCGAGGCTCCCGACACCATGGGCTATCTCAGCGCCCACCTCACCGACGACCCACCCGCGCCCGGCTCCGTCGCTCCAGGCGTGTCGGCCGACTGGGACGCGCTGGTCCTGCGGCTCCTGGAGAAGGAGCCCGGCCGGCGGCACGACAGCGCGGCGGAACTCGCAGCGGCCCTGCGGCAGTTGCCCCGTCCTGCGCCGATCGCCTCGGTGAACGCATTGACCGAGCGGCACCAGGCCGACTTGCCGACCGTCGGCGCCACGACCCAGGGGCCGGGCGGGGCCGACCTCGACGCGCGCCTGACCGCGACCGTCACCATGGCCGCGACGCTGACCTGCCTGCCGCTCCTGGTGTATCTGCTCTCCCAGGTCGCCACCTACATCTCGGACAGCAGCGCGCCGACCGGACTGCTCGTCGCGAACCTGCTGCTGGGCGTGCCGGAGTCGGCCGCGCTCGGGATCGGTGCGGGGCTGCTGTTGCGCCGTAGGCAGGCCGGCCGTCGCACGGTCGCGGTGGCGGGCGCCGCGACTGCGCTGCACGGGCTCAGCGCCAGCCTCCAGTACCTGGTGGCGGACGGGCCCCGTACCATCGCGTTGATCGCCTACGTCGTCGGCCCGGTGATGGCCGTGGCCGCGGCGACGGCGGCAGTCGCGGCCGGCCGCCCGTCCACGGCCCGATGGTGCCGCGACGTGCAGGCGATGCCGGAGCCGGTCGTCCGGGCGGGGACCGCCGCACCCGCCCTGCTCACCCTGTTCGGAGCGGCCGCCATCCCCGTCTCCGCGAGCCGGGCCGTCGACGTGGGTGTGGCGACGTACACGGCGCAGACGCTGATGACGGTGCTCTTCTCGGTCTTCACACCGGTGCTCGCGATCGGCATGGCCCTGGTCTTCGTCCGGAATCCGGTCGGCCGCATGCTCGTCGCCGCGGGCGGGCTCGGCTTCGCCCTCGTGGCACTGAACGGTCCGCTGTACGCAGACGCCCTGGGCTCCGCGTTCCGGATCCCGCTGTTGCTGCTGGCGATCGCGGCTGTCGTCACCACGATCCGCGCCGCCCTTCCGCCCCGAGCCCACCGCCCGGCGTCCACGTAG
- a CDS encoding class I SAM-dependent methyltransferase — MDSTHPGHGRYGQDLFDAGHPGEAERIDDAALVYDPVTTHRLRALGAGPGLRCLEVGAGTGTVARWLLREADVAEVVAVDRDTGALAAEPRLRVVTANLTDDTLDLGTFDLIHARFVLMHLRERRHLVSRLVSLLNPGGRILLGDAAELPDAHDTSSSSAYRRTMDAMWEALRTTIGTDITGVPAYPHFLREEGLTDVAAELYCPPLLPGGPLARFWSQTWQRMRPELTATGRVDAATVDEALDYLSSPHLAELGPGLLMAWGRRR; from the coding sequence ATGGACTCGACGCACCCCGGTCACGGCCGGTACGGGCAGGACCTGTTCGACGCCGGGCACCCGGGCGAGGCGGAGCGGATCGACGACGCCGCGCTGGTCTACGACCCCGTCACCACCCACCGGCTCCGGGCGCTGGGAGCCGGGCCGGGCCTGCGCTGCCTGGAGGTGGGGGCCGGGACAGGGACCGTGGCGCGCTGGCTGCTGCGCGAGGCGGACGTCGCGGAGGTGGTCGCCGTGGACCGGGACACCGGCGCGCTGGCGGCCGAGCCCCGTCTACGGGTGGTCACCGCGAACCTCACCGACGACACCCTGGACCTGGGCACCTTCGACCTGATCCACGCCCGGTTCGTACTGATGCACCTGCGCGAACGCCGCCACCTCGTCTCACGGCTGGTGAGCCTCCTGAACCCGGGCGGCCGAATCCTGCTCGGCGACGCCGCAGAGCTGCCCGACGCCCACGACACGTCCTCGTCCTCCGCCTACCGCCGGACCATGGACGCCATGTGGGAGGCGCTGCGCACGACGATCGGCACCGACATCACCGGCGTACCGGCCTACCCGCACTTCCTGCGCGAGGAGGGCCTGACGGACGTCGCCGCGGAACTGTACTGCCCGCCCCTGCTCCCCGGCGGCCCACTGGCCCGCTTCTGGTCCCAGACCTGGCAGCGCATGCGCCCCGAACTGACAGCGACCGGCCGGGTGGACGCGGCCACCGTCGACGAGGCCCTCGACTACCTCTCCTCGCCCCACCTGGCCGAACTCGGCCCGGGCCTGCTCATGGCCTGGGGTCGCCGCCGCTGA
- a CDS encoding serine hydrolase domain-containing protein encodes MRRTPSRRLWAAALLVASVLTPLAVPPAAAVTASVDRHDTDDCPTHGLGRELTAKLDKAVEDVRRQADIPGLVVGLWMPGKGRYVRATGVADTATGRPMTSDMFVRIGSETKTFTVTALLKLVDDRRIGLDDPISKYVKGVPNGRKITLRHLAEMRSGLFPYSSDPDFVHDLLSDPSRTFTPRQLLAYGFKHKNTFAPGKQFEYNNSNLVLLGLVIEKVTGQRLADVIDKRVLRPAHLRHTLFPDNSDIPRPHPQGYTNQTLSGEVTDATHWNPSWAWAAGAMISDLEDLRRWAKIVATGTLLSPQTQAQRLKMLPTGFPGTSYGLGIFESGGWIGHNGSIPGYETVTVYLPSKKATLVLMLNTDITYQGQEPSSLVARAITQIVTPDNVYDRPIPPR; translated from the coding sequence GTGCGCCGAACTCCCTCCCGCCGCCTGTGGGCTGCGGCCCTGCTCGTGGCGTCCGTGCTCACCCCGCTGGCGGTGCCACCCGCCGCGGCCGTCACCGCGAGCGTCGACCGGCACGACACGGACGACTGCCCCACGCACGGACTGGGGCGCGAGCTGACCGCCAAGCTGGACAAGGCCGTTGAGGACGTCCGCCGGCAGGCCGACATCCCCGGTCTCGTCGTCGGGCTCTGGATGCCGGGCAAGGGACGCTACGTCCGCGCGACCGGCGTCGCCGACACCGCGACCGGCCGACCGATGACCAGCGACATGTTCGTGCGGATCGGCAGCGAGACCAAGACCTTCACCGTCACCGCGCTGCTCAAGCTCGTCGACGACCGCCGGATCGGCCTGGACGACCCGATCTCGAAGTACGTCAAGGGCGTGCCGAACGGCCGCAAGATCACCCTGCGGCACCTTGCCGAGATGCGCAGCGGCCTGTTCCCCTACAGCTCCGACCCCGACTTCGTGCACGACCTGCTCAGCGACCCGAGCCGCACGTTCACCCCCAGGCAGCTGCTGGCCTACGGCTTCAAGCACAAGAACACCTTCGCCCCGGGCAAGCAGTTCGAGTACAACAACAGCAACCTCGTCCTGCTCGGCCTCGTCATCGAGAAGGTCACCGGGCAGCGGCTCGCCGACGTCATCGACAAGCGGGTGCTCCGCCCGGCGCACCTGCGCCACACCCTGTTCCCGGACAACTCCGACATCCCCCGGCCCCATCCGCAGGGCTACACCAACCAGACGCTGAGCGGCGAGGTCACCGACGCCACGCACTGGAACCCCAGTTGGGCCTGGGCGGCCGGAGCCATGATCTCCGACCTGGAGGATCTGCGACGCTGGGCGAAGATCGTCGCCACCGGCACGCTGCTGAGCCCGCAGACCCAGGCCCAGCGACTGAAGATGCTGCCGACCGGCTTCCCCGGCACCAGCTACGGCCTGGGCATCTTCGAGAGCGGCGGCTGGATCGGCCACAACGGCTCCATCCCCGGCTACGAGACCGTGACCGTCTACCTGCCCTCGAAGAAGGCGACCCTGGTGCTGATGCTCAACACGGACATCACCTACCAGGGCCAGGAGCCGTCCTCCCTGGTCGCCCGCGCGATCACCCAGATCGTCACGCCGGACAACGTGTACGACCGCCCGATTCCGCCGCGGTAG
- a CDS encoding alpha/beta hydrolase family protein, with amino-acid sequence MRLFDDALFQMFAERALMTMTGGGAEWGECALTARRITEGDADSWFEQWTSTAATVRGWAEESAESGHPVSAREAFLRASTYFRVAYYPLYGVPVDPRLTEAAKRERECFARFAELCDPPLQPVRVPYEGTYLDGYLCPARGPEAERGPRPTVVAVNGYDSNVHEMYWAHARPATRRGYHCLLVDGPGQGLALVGQGLTMRPDWENVLRPVIDHAVTLPGVDRDRLAVIGWSFGGFLAPRGVSGDPRVAALVADPGQWDQMENLRRMLPLPQDLKDRLPDAAPSELDPHLAPLAQSPELHWRLVQRGLWVHGLKSLGEYVLEMDRYRLSDVAANISCPTLVALNADEPGAARAETLYRALDCPKTLVRFSAEDGTPGHCEGWNRSRYSQRVFDWLDDVLA; translated from the coding sequence ATGCGGCTGTTCGACGACGCGCTGTTCCAGATGTTCGCCGAGCGCGCCCTGATGACGATGACCGGCGGCGGCGCGGAGTGGGGCGAGTGCGCGCTGACCGCCCGGCGGATCACCGAGGGCGACGCCGACAGCTGGTTCGAGCAGTGGACGTCGACCGCGGCGACGGTGCGCGGCTGGGCGGAGGAGAGCGCCGAGTCCGGCCACCCGGTCAGCGCCCGTGAGGCGTTCCTGAGGGCCTCCACGTATTTCCGCGTCGCCTACTACCCGCTGTACGGCGTGCCCGTGGACCCCAGGCTCACCGAGGCGGCGAAGCGGGAGCGGGAGTGCTTCGCCCGCTTCGCCGAGCTGTGCGATCCGCCGCTCCAGCCGGTCAGGGTGCCCTACGAGGGGACGTACCTGGACGGCTATCTGTGCCCCGCGCGGGGACCGGAGGCCGAGCGGGGGCCTCGGCCGACCGTCGTCGCGGTCAACGGCTACGACTCCAATGTGCACGAGATGTACTGGGCCCATGCCCGCCCGGCGACGCGGCGTGGCTACCACTGTCTGCTGGTGGACGGCCCTGGGCAGGGACTGGCCCTGGTCGGGCAGGGCCTGACGATGCGTCCGGACTGGGAGAACGTCCTGCGTCCGGTGATCGACCACGCGGTGACGCTGCCCGGCGTCGACCGCGATCGGCTGGCGGTGATCGGCTGGAGCTTCGGCGGCTTCCTCGCCCCGCGCGGGGTGAGCGGGGACCCGCGCGTGGCCGCGCTGGTCGCCGATCCGGGACAGTGGGACCAGATGGAGAACCTGCGTCGGATGCTGCCGCTGCCCCAGGATCTGAAGGACCGTCTCCCGGACGCGGCGCCCTCGGAGCTGGATCCCCACCTCGCGCCGCTGGCCCAATCCCCGGAACTGCACTGGCGGTTGGTTCAGCGCGGGCTGTGGGTGCACGGGCTGAAGAGCCTCGGTGAGTACGTGCTGGAGATGGACCGCTATCGCCTCTCCGACGTCGCGGCGAACATCTCCTGCCCCACCCTGGTCGCCCTCAACGCCGACGAGCCGGGCGCCGCCCGGGCCGAGACGCTGTACCGGGCGCTGGACTGCCCCAAGACCCTCGTGCGGTTCTCCGCCGAGGACGGCACGCCGGGGCACTGCGAGGGCTGGAACCGGTCGCGGTACAGCCAACGGGTGTTCGACTGGCTGGACGACGTGCTGGCCTGA
- a CDS encoding serine hydrolase domain-containing protein yields MRRARILAPSRLVVVTSLTALLALGTPVTAVGSATGDGGRHGRPCAASRLPDHGPARDVLRIAQRAKADMDLKSVILRVSVDGHDVVTTALGESMTGVPAEPAMHFRNGNIAISYMGTALLRLVDQGRVDLDDPVGRWLPGLKDGDRITLRMLAASTTGLRDYVSTPGFPADIAANPFRQWTAKELVSISTRQERWYEPGTNWSYSHANFVLLGAALEKITRTRLDVLLQREIMGPLGLRETRNSFTPDIPTPVLHAFTADRGTYEETTFWNPSWTTAPGAVQTTDICDLARSAAGIGSGELISPSSYAELLNPGTVGLGHATAKCPATVCIAQTEDTHYGMGVLVLGDWIAQHPLFFGYSASMAYLPSERLSIAVSTTQGPDAEDGHTAHTIAQRIAAALAPEHPIPDFG; encoded by the coding sequence ATGAGACGAGCCCGTATCCTCGCACCGTCGCGCCTTGTCGTGGTCACCTCACTCACCGCCCTCCTCGCCCTCGGCACCCCGGTCACGGCCGTGGGCAGCGCGACGGGCGACGGCGGCCGCCACGGCCGGCCCTGTGCCGCTTCCCGGCTGCCCGACCACGGCCCGGCACGCGATGTCCTGCGGATCGCCCAGCGCGCCAAGGCGGACATGGACCTGAAGTCCGTGATCCTGCGGGTCAGCGTCGACGGGCACGACGTCGTCACCACCGCGCTCGGCGAGTCGATGACCGGGGTACCGGCCGAACCCGCCATGCACTTCCGGAACGGCAACATCGCCATCAGCTACATGGGCACGGCACTACTGCGCCTGGTCGACCAGGGCAGGGTGGACCTGGACGACCCCGTCGGACGCTGGCTGCCCGGCCTGAAGGACGGCGACAGGATCACCCTGCGGATGCTGGCCGCCTCCACCACCGGGCTGCGTGACTACGTCTCCACCCCCGGCTTCCCCGCGGACATCGCCGCGAACCCGTTCCGTCAGTGGACCGCCAAGGAACTCGTGTCCATCTCGACCCGCCAGGAGCGGTGGTACGAACCGGGTACCAACTGGAGCTACTCCCACGCCAACTTCGTCCTGCTCGGCGCGGCCCTGGAGAAGATCACCCGGACCAGGCTGGACGTCCTGCTCCAGCGCGAGATCATGGGCCCGCTCGGACTGCGCGAGACGCGCAACAGTTTCACGCCGGACATCCCGACGCCGGTCCTGCACGCCTTCACCGCCGACCGCGGGACGTACGAGGAGACCACCTTCTGGAACCCGTCGTGGACCACGGCGCCCGGCGCGGTGCAGACCACCGACATCTGCGACCTGGCCCGCTCGGCTGCCGGGATCGGCTCGGGCGAGCTGATCTCCCCGTCCTCCTACGCGGAGTTGCTGAACCCGGGGACGGTGGGCCTCGGCCACGCGACCGCCAAGTGCCCGGCCACGGTCTGCATCGCCCAGACCGAGGACACCCACTACGGGATGGGCGTGCTCGTCCTGGGCGACTGGATCGCCCAGCACCCGCTCTTCTTCGGCTACTCCGCCTCCATGGCCTACCTCCCTTCCGAGCGCCTGTCGATCGCGGTCTCCACCACGCAGGGGCCCGACGCGGAGGACGGTCACACGGCGCATACGATCGCCCAGCGCATCGCCGCCGCGCTGGCACCGGAGCACCCGATCCCCGACTTCGGCTGA
- a CDS encoding DMT family transporter, whose protein sequence is MDTPSASLAPLVPGMIGMVLVGSSVTVSHALVDAPLFSTQAVRYLAATAILLVMARLAGVRPVRPRGREWLWLAGIAVTGLVLFNVAVVRGVAHAEPAVIAVAVACVPLVLGVVGPLLERRSPSRQVLLAAPVVMVGAVLVQGTGRTDAVGVAWAALALACEAGFTLLAVPVLRRHGPWGVSLHTTWLGCVLLAVLGVTLEGPSAVREVSASQWAAAAYLALMVTAVAFVLWYSTVRSAGAGRAGLLTGIAPLAAAAVGAVSGSGLPGAWVWLGIAVVIVGLVAGLRPPSAPAATRLVAEAPPRTQAWGPRT, encoded by the coding sequence ATGGACACACCTTCCGCTTCGCTCGCCCCGCTCGTCCCCGGCATGATCGGCATGGTGCTGGTGGGCAGCAGCGTCACCGTCTCGCACGCACTCGTCGATGCCCCGCTGTTCTCCACGCAGGCCGTCCGCTACCTGGCCGCGACCGCGATCCTGCTGGTCATGGCCCGGCTCGCGGGTGTTCGTCCGGTACGGCCGCGCGGCCGGGAGTGGCTGTGGCTGGCCGGGATCGCGGTCACCGGTCTGGTGCTGTTCAACGTCGCCGTGGTGCGGGGCGTCGCCCATGCCGAACCCGCGGTGATCGCCGTCGCGGTGGCGTGCGTACCGCTGGTGCTGGGGGTGGTGGGGCCCCTGCTGGAGCGGCGCAGCCCCAGCCGCCAGGTGCTGCTGGCGGCGCCGGTCGTCATGGTGGGCGCGGTGCTGGTGCAGGGGACCGGCCGGACCGATGCCGTGGGGGTGGCCTGGGCAGCACTCGCCCTGGCGTGCGAGGCCGGGTTCACCTTGCTCGCGGTACCGGTGCTCCGGCGTCACGGCCCCTGGGGAGTCTCCCTGCACACGACCTGGCTGGGCTGTGTGCTGCTGGCCGTCCTCGGTGTGACGCTGGAAGGGCCATCGGCCGTGCGGGAGGTGTCCGCGTCGCAGTGGGCGGCCGCCGCCTATCTGGCGCTGATGGTGACGGCCGTCGCCTTCGTCCTGTGGTACTCGACCGTGCGTTCCGCGGGGGCCGGACGGGCCGGACTGCTCACCGGTATCGCTCCGCTCGCCGCGGCCGCGGTGGGCGCGGTGTCGGGCTCCGGCCTCCCAGGGGCGTGGGTCTGGCTGGGCATCGCCGTGGTGATCGTCGGCCTGGTCGCGGGCCTGCGCCCACCGAGCGCTCCCGCCGCCACTCGCCTGGTCGCCGAGGCACCGCCACGCACCCAGGCATGGGGGCCGCGCACATAG